Below is a window of Cataglyphis hispanica isolate Lineage 1 chromosome 2, ULB_Chis1_1.0, whole genome shotgun sequence DNA.
AaacaaaaactttaaaaaaattttgttgcattttatcttttacttcTCATTCTTCACTTCTTTTAGTCGAAGACTTCTTCGAGGAGCTAAAAATGGGAAGAGATTGAttcagtatatattttataaatattacattcgaTATAACATTAATGGAAATAGAGTAGAACCTCCATTatccgaataaataaataaaagtgtcTGGATAATTTccagagattaaaaaattttttgcatatacatatataccacagatatatattttgaatttcatttattttgtgaaaaaattatacaaaaataacaataaaacacagacatatataacaattatatttgtgcaaaattttatatatatatatatatatatatatatatatatatatatatatatataatatgcacacAATTAAAAAGGATCTTCTTCTCTCCAATGGGTAAATCTCAGCAATCTGTCGGAAGattgcaaaacaaaaattatagtagATTATTACAATCAATCCTGGCTCTCAATCAAGTCTGCATTAAACTTAGCAaagtttgtaaatataatatggcaACACATATATTATGATGGTATAGCAAAACATAGTAAAATCTGTCAAACAAATatcacacaaaaattttactcgaTTTATAGCgccaatttatattaaactgtGCTATGAGTtcacttaatttttatcgtttatgtttttttactaacaaatttttctatattgttaaaaacCAGCAACATCAGGCACGAAaccttgtataaaaaaaaatatatatatatatatatatatatatatatatatttgtttgtgtAATGTTACAAATgctttaaactaaaatatggTACTCATCTTTATGATACATAAACATTGTAGGAAATTCCTGCTTCAAGTAAAAGAGGAAGATCTACATAGGAAGATATTTACTCATTATAGATagcagaaaattatatatatgtataaaattaattccacacacattaattaataaaacatattaaagtaaatatctcattaatgtaaaacaaattattgcacacaaaaaatcgatatttatcatatatttaattcagataagcatataaaaaggataaattattatttctgggaattcttattaaagatgatattttaatacacgatctgtcaaatatattgatttaataattattgtcatcAGTTAACTGatgtttatgttataataGAGAGATTAAGAtaacataatgtatataataaaatattaactatatgGTACTCGGATATCAGAATGGTTCTACAGTATTTCaatttgctataattttttaaatattaagttattGACCTGATTcggtaaaatcaatttttttttgtctttttttaggTTGACCAGAAAAGGATTGATATGCGTTAAACATTGCAGGCATTTTCTTAAAGTGTCTTATTACTGGTGTTGTTAATATAGTGTCAATAAGTGGCCATGGTGTTCTAGGTACAGTTTGAAATATTGCAGATTGACAAACCGTATGTaaatcaaaaacatttttcctgaaaaaatatattttaaaaacatatactctcttattgaaaaattttatattttaatgtatatatatatatatatatatatatatatatatatatatatatatatatatatattaatggattaggaaattgttatattcatatttatacttaCCCAGGTTCTTCAACTTGCTTATAAACATATGCAAATGGTCCTCTTTGTGGGACATGGCGCATAATATATCGACCAGAAGACAAGGATGATAAtccttcaattatattatgtagaatacttaaagaattttctattttaacattataaagtCTTCTCATCTCGTTGCTTAATGATGTTGTAGTGtgtttttctatttgtattatttctgAAGTATCTGCTGCTATTCTAACtacaataatgcaaaaatggttgtttaatataataattttgtgatataatcATTCGTGTAATTGTAATACCTCTAGCTAACGAAGTCTCTGGTCTAAATATCAATGACGCCCACTGATGTGATACTTCTTCAAATGTTACGGCTTCGGCTCCGAGTCCTAGCTGATGCTCCATTTTTGGTGTTAACATTACATACTGCGATTTTCGATTTGGCAATACCTAACAAAAATGATTACTTTTGTATCACAATTTGAtactgattaataattaataaaattttgttaattaatatgatatacatgATATTATCCTAGTGATATCCTTACCTCTATGCCATCCATTTTTGTACGAACCAACATCTGATATGTCTTCACATCATGTTTCCCTACTTCATAATTCAGAGATTCCGTTGGCCCTATTGTGAAAAGCTTGTACATTACATTTGTTTTGGTATCGTTTGTTTCATTGTCATTTGCTGAATCACCCAGTTTTTCCGATTTTTCCGCATCTGTGGAATACAAATCTTCTTCATAGATTTTAAGATAATCATTAAATTCAGCACTACATTCCAAATCAGTATTATCTATATCCGAATGGACTGCGGCTTTTTCAGGTTTATCTTCTGTTGTGTGTTGcattctgaaataaaataaaaattatgatacattcataatatattcgaattttgtatgatattattatactttacaaCTCTCacttttctttaaacattTCATTATTAGCATCAGCAAAACAGTGCCTAAGGATGTATTTGTATACCCAAGTGTTTTTTTGCGGTATTGTGGCAAGGCTAGACGGTATTCTTTTATCGATGTAAACAACATTTTTCCCATTATgcgattttattacaatcggTATGATCCACGAATTCAAGTAATACAAATCAGTGTTTAGTAGGCATTTAAGACCACTAGATGATATAACAAAATCCGCTTTGGTTTCCATCGCAAGATTCTCGCAATACGTATCATCGCTCACAGGTAATCTGAAATAGTGCGTCACTTTGTTATGCGTGACGCATTGATATTTGTTAAACAATATTACAGGATTTACGTTTAACATACTCGGTCGATCGAGCTTTGGCCACatcattttagaaaaagatccctaaaaagataagaaatgataaatctattcaaatttaacatatacatttaatatttgattaattaaacatcaaTGATTGTCTGTAATAATAACTCACTAATTTATGTaaacaagatataaattttatttcaatgctTTTCTTAAACGTTGAATTAATTTGTTGCATCGaaagtgatatatttttaaattcaacatAATATCTAGGTAGTTTTTGAAACTTCTTCATCTTTGTGTTCcatttagatattataaatctttcatatttaattggcCAATTGAAACTGTCATTCCATTTGCTCTTggcaaagtttaaaaattctttctgtTCTTCGAATATTTTGTCTTTCAACTCCTAGAAAAAGTTGATTCCAATTGAGAAGCAAAAGTCACACAATAAAaacttatcaaattatattcgtaactgaaaattaattaatccattttgtctttattttaattctatttgaaTGAGTACTatcaagagaaatttaaaatattacatactaTGTAAGATTCCATCTCTGATTGTTCTTCCTTGCTCAACTCCTTCTGTTTATTGttggataattttaataaaacacgaAGACACATATTTTGTTGAACCTTAGTCAAACAAGATCTTTTAGGAAAATTAAATGGTAATTTTCTTATGCCAGGCAGATATGGCCTTTTATCTTGGTTTTGTTTACTATCAATatcaacattcttttttttcctatttttttgtttgtcaTCGATTTTTTGTTCCTCTTCTTGCTCTGTATCAGTGAGAGGATCTTCggagagaaatttttgtatcaattcCATATTAACATTAGCATAATCTTGTTCAATATCTTCAAACGGATCTGTAAAATCATCTCTCATAATCCTATACATCGCACTCTCCCGTTCTAATCTCTCGTCTCTGATGAATACATCATCTATTATGTCTTCTAATGCAGGATTCCtacaatattgtattattacagtcaagttatatttaataattgtaaaatgcaACATGCACGTATATGTGtagaatagaaaagaaataattcttttatcttgTATGTATTGACACTCAGTTTATACATACCAATCGATTTCCTTGAATCTCTCCATATCTGAAGAATATTATTCGTTCGTATAGTTTGCTAATGTAAATTAACGTAACGTATCAAATTTGATATTGTTCGAGATAGTCTGAAACAATAGGTAAACAGGACTattcatgttttaaaaaatttaaaacaatctttcatttattatgaCTATAGACACAGTAATATGTTTATGATTAAGACTGATCTACAATAATGTTATTACACATGTCAGCTtgacaaaagataaaatattttaataaaatatttctatgatatatatttatatataaacgcatGTTTATTCACATTGAATCTGcaacattttctctctttctatgaaATATACGAACACTATTATCGTGCGTTCAAAAATCTTCCCTGTGGAGTAAAGTAAGTTTTACTTAACCAATCAAGACAAAAGgagcaaagatttctttgttCTAATTGGTCAATTAAATGTTACTTTATCTTATAGATAAGATTTTCGAACGCATCCTATGTAGAGATTATGCAAAAatgcacataaaaaaatatatttcattacaaaaatatttatgtacatgcataaattaaaattttgtctttctagaaaatctaattttcattCTAATAGAgttgtttgaataaaaatcgctGTGAGCGACTGTCTCTTATCTCTTGATTCGAGTTAACGTCAAACACGATACAAGCGATTTTGGTACAAAATGAATTTAGGAAGAGTGGCTAACGTTAACGTTTTCCGTAAAGTCCGACAGCTCGGTAAGTTTTATTCGAAATCTACGATAGTTTTGAGCGTGCATCTGCTTTATTTTGTGAATTGAACTGAATTTTCTTAACATAACCTAGAAATGTTTTtacataatctcttttttgagcagaaagtatataaaaatttaatggatatatttttcttgaaacgttttaattacgttttatCGTaagttaaagtttattttttatcataatattaataaatagtatttttatagcaGTGcacaatattgtattatatatattatataaatatatgaaaagaaaacattgatttaacatagaattaaatttgtgGTACgtcaatatatgattttattgcaGAGACATTGGTCAAACCTGGTAGCTTGTTCCaagtatgcaaatataatccAACGCATTTTCCCAAATCTATTTCGAGTCTTGCAAACCTGAATCGTTGCATAATACCTAATGCAAATCATTATTCAAGATGCCGCATCTTGTCCAAGGTTCGCagttataacaaatttattttaatgaaataagaataagcgcacatttatataaaacaatattacatCATTCTTTTCAGTTTCCTGTACAATCAACAGTCAGTGTGACTCCAACTCGTGCGACAAGCACCCACGGTGATCATGTACGCTTGTGGCTAATAGAAAGAATAGTGTCTGCATCTTTCTTGTCACTAATACCTGCTGCTCTGCtcttcgaaaataaatttattgatataatattggcAACTGCCATtgtcatacacacacattggtaattaactttttctatTCAATGATATTATGGAAAttgtgctttttttaaattttttcttcaaatttcttgcatattgtataagatagaaaatttgagaatacattttttttcagggGATTGGAAGCTATCATACTTGATTATGCACGGCCTATTGTGGTAGGCACAGTATTTCCAAAAGTGGCGTTTTTCATGTTAAATATACTTTCTGCCGCGACTCTTGCTGGTCTGCTTGTGTTAATTTACAATGGTCCTGGTCTTACAAAGATCATTAAACAGGGCTGGGCAATAGGTAATGATAGAAAGAAACCACAATCTGAGTAGACATTATAACtaaaatacagaaataatttgtttatgttagtatagaagaattatttgaaagaGATGATAGCTTGTAAATTAttcgagaataaattatttactatataacAACATGTATattactttctttctcttatactTGTAATTTTGAACTgctaaatatctaatttaagtATATTGTAAAAGTTTGCACTTTAGAATTGCacttatatgtgtgtataatgggctaaagaaagataatttattgcatattaattatattacaaatcagtaataacaaatatttctcattattgtcattaacacatatatataataagtatatgaATAGAGCGTGCTCTAATAGGTCAGAATAGATAAgttgaatgaattttatttgtcagCAACTTTGTCAATAAAAGTTGCCAGTTTCACATCCCTCTGTGACAAACCATTCACATCGTGAGAAGACAGagtaatatttactttattataaacattgaaCCATTCGGGATGATGATCCATCTTTTCAGCTTGTAAGGCCACTCTTGTCATAAATCCAAAAGcctagaaattaaaatatataagtaacataatgattatatataaatattaatatacaagcaTACAAATATACCTCATTGaagttcttaaataaaaattctttatagatTGCATCTCTGTCTGATTGAATAGTCCATCCTGATGAGAGCAGTGGATTCAAATTCTGCTCTCTTTCCTCTGGAGTAAGTTTATtactctaataaaattaacacatagttataaaaaaatttagtttatataaattttaataaacatctcTTATACAATTACAATCAAAGAtagtttgattattttattttactcaatCGCGAAAtatggtaatatttttaacgtacgataaatgttttattaacatacatatttatacgcAAAAACAACATTTTGTGTAACAAGTGGTCGGCTGCATCTGTACCACTTTCACTACCAAATGATTCGTTTGAACACAAGTAAATCTATATCAAAACGTCtttaattgtttgaaattttatcgccATTCGAtttaaacattctttttttcaactgGAAAATTCTAATGGATCGCTTACCATTTTTGCTCTCTTCAAAGTAGCGGATAAATCTCTGTGTTTCACAATACGCGATACGCACTTTCGAAAGTGATTCTTTCCCCTTCCCTCTATCAATCGCGCGGTCAATAAGGCTATCATATCGAAAGCTTATTATTCcgtgtatataatttcaagatattGGATTCTTGTACGGAAAAGCTTAAttgtatgattaataatttgttatttcggaacgaattaaaaaatttgtgtgaGATGATTAACTTCCGATCTCTAAATGCTTCTCTAACCTGTACGATGTCAAGGACAAgccgaatataatattagtatgGAGTTGATAAGAGTAATGCGAATaacatcttgaaaaaaaaaagaaaaaaattttatttttattttaattcaaatacttaaaagaatttatttagtaaaaagatctctttctcatcatctgtgattttaataatattcttcaaactccttgaaaagatatataaaatgcaatttgtatattcttttattaaattcatgtcagagtaataatattgaaatatgtatatttcgtgTATTTACATAGTATTTCATCAACACGAGTTTATGACTgtacaaaatatctttcacatacatatttgagacattaaaaaaataaaattatattgtcaactatattgaaaaaaatcttttgcatAATCATTGATTGGATTTTCCTgatttctttcctcttttaaCAAGAGATACTGGAGAAGGCAATGGAACTTTAAGCATAATAGTATTCTTATCCTTCTTAGAAGACACTGCTCCAatgattttcacaaaattcatCAGTTTTTTCATACCAGTTTTCCTTTTAAGTATAACTCGAAACTGTTCAAGATCCAGTTCAAAGTTTGAAATTATCAGTGCAAGGATCAAGCAGTGCACAAGACCTTTATCTTTCATAATATTTGGTCTTGTTctgtaaaagaaattcttttaaaatctcttttcttaCAACTGATGCATTTAATCCAAACTTACCGTCCGTTCGCACTGGGCACGCTATATGTGTCAATGATGTGCTGATTTACTTCTTCAGAAACTGGACATACGACAACATCGCGTTTCTTCATATCCTTCAATAACATGTCGCACCATGTATTAATCATATCAATGTAGAGTAAGAGAGCAACTTTGTTTACATTGTCTGGATccgattgaataaattttaaactgtgtgtaaaaaatttactcttCCTATATGATCAGAAAAATATAGTCATATAATAGCATTGTAGATttgaatatagataaaaacttagaaaataatttgaattaccCTTCTAGATTTCCATTAAGAACTTCCATTGCATGTTCATATAACATTTCTAGTTTACTCCTTGGAATAATgtcatatacattatatacatcttTAACATTAGTTGCTTCCCTGTTACATGGTGGTAGAATTGTATTTATGATAGAATCATCAGTTTGTAATTGAATTGATAAATCTAGCCTATCGATTTCAACATCTgccaaaagataaaaacaggTTAGTAgattttgtatgaaatatatatatatatatatatatatatatatatatattatatatatatatttattattaaatatcagtaTTAAGCATGATTTTAAATGATGGTATATATAGACATAtcgttgtaaaatttaattatataataataaaaaaagtcttaCTTGACACTGTTTTCTCAAGTTGTCCCTTGACAGAATTAACATCCACTTTCATTCTTTCAAATTGCTCAGTTCTACGTTTGACTTTTTTTGATCCAAATTGTTTATTCAATACAACAATCTTTTCATCAATATTGTTCTTGTTGTCTTCGATAACAGGTTTCTCAAGTACCGGAGTTACCTGCCATCGTTCAGTTTCAAATAATCGTACTTTGCCTGTTCTTTTATTATGGAGTACCAGCATCGTCCGTGTcgattctttttcaaaatctgGTCTATATCCTTTATATACAATCTGTCCATTTGATAAGGCCAGAACAGTTTTATCTTCCTTTTGATCACGAAATAAACCACATGATATCTCCTTGTCCTCTTCATCCTTAAGCTTACCATTCTGAAAGTTCACTATACGACaaagcttttatttata
It encodes the following:
- the LOC126857470 gene encoding uncharacterized protein LOC126857470 isoform X1; amino-acid sequence: MERFKEIDWNPALEDIIDDVFIRDERLERESAMYRIMRDDFTDPFEDIEQDYANVNMELIQKFLSEDPLTDTEQEEEQKIDDKQKNRKKKNVDIDSKQNQDKRPYLPGIRKLPFNFPKRSCLTKVQQNMCLRVLLKLSNNKQKELSKEEQSEMESYIELKDKIFEEQKEFLNFAKSKWNDSFNWPIKYERFIISKWNTKMKKFQKLPRYYVEFKNISLSMQQINSTFKKSIEIKFISCLHKLGSFSKMMWPKLDRPSMLNVNPVILFNKYQCVTHNKVTHYFRLPVSDDTYCENLAMETKADFVISSSGLKCLLNTDLYYLNSWIIPIVIKSHNGKNVVYIDKRIPSSLATIPQKNTWVYKYILRHCFADANNEMFKEKMQHTTEDKPEKAAVHSDIDNTDLECSAEFNDYLKIYEEDLYSTDAEKSEKLGDSANDNETNDTKTNVMYKLFTIGPTESLNYEVGKHDVKTYQMLVRTKMDGIEVLPNRKSQYVMLTPKMEHQLGLGAEAVTFEEVSHQWASLIFRPETSLARVRIAADTSEIIQIEKHTTTSLSNEMRRLYNVKIENSLSILHNIIEGLSSLSSGRYIMRHVPQRGPFAYVYKQVEEPGKNVFDLHTVCQSAIFQTVPRTPWPLIDTILTTPVIRHFKKMPAMFNAYQSFSGQPKKRQKKIDFTESAPRRSLRLKEVKNEK
- the LOC126857470 gene encoding uncharacterized protein LOC126857470 isoform X2, yielding MERFKEIDWNPALEDIIDDVFIRDERLERESAMYRIMRDDFTDPFEDIEQDYANVNMELIQKFLSEDPLTDTEQEEEQKIDDKQKNRKKKNVDIDSKQNQDKRPYLPGIRKLPFNFPKRSCLTKVQQNMCLRVLLKLSNNKQKELSKEEQSEMESYIGSFSKMMWPKLDRPSMLNVNPVILFNKYQCVTHNKVTHYFRLPVSDDTYCENLAMETKADFVISSSGLKCLLNTDLYYLNSWIIPIVIKSHNGKNVVYIDKRIPSSLATIPQKNTWVYKYILRHCFADANNEMFKEKMQHTTEDKPEKAAVHSDIDNTDLECSAEFNDYLKIYEEDLYSTDAEKSEKLGDSANDNETNDTKTNVMYKLFTIGPTESLNYEVGKHDVKTYQMLVRTKMDGIEVLPNRKSQYVMLTPKMEHQLGLGAEAVTFEEVSHQWASLIFRPETSLARVRIAADTSEIIQIEKHTTTSLSNEMRRLYNVKIENSLSILHNIIEGLSSLSSGRYIMRHVPQRGPFAYVYKQVEEPGKNVFDLHTVCQSAIFQTVPRTPWPLIDTILTTPVIRHFKKMPAMFNAYQSFSGQPKKRQKKIDFTESAPRRSLRLKEVKNEK
- the LOC126857619 gene encoding succinate dehydrogenase [ubiquinone] cytochrome b small subunit, mitochondrial, coding for MNLGRVANVNVFRKVRQLETLVKPGSLFQVCKYNPTHFPKSISSLANLNRCIIPNANHYSRCRILSKFPVQSTVSVTPTRATSTHGDHVRLWLIERIVSASFLSLIPAALLFENKFIDIILATAIVIHTHWGLEAIILDYARPIVVGTVFPKVAFFMLNILSAATLAGLLVLIYNGPGLTKIIKQGWAIGNDRKKPQSE
- the LOC126857646 gene encoding probable pterin-4-alpha-carbinolamine dehydratase codes for the protein MIALLTARLIEGRGKNHFRKCVSRIVKHRDLSATLKRAKMSNKLTPEEREQNLNPLLSSGWTIQSDRDAIYKEFLFKNFNEAFGFMTRVALQAEKMDHHPEWFNVYNKVNITLSSHDVNGLSQRDVKLATFIDKVADK
- the LOC126857569 gene encoding uncharacterized protein LOC126857569, producing the protein MKRLKAVIEDVIVQPNKIQPIIVNFQNGKLKDEEDKEISCGLFRDQKEDKTVLALSNGQIVYKGYRPDFEKESTRTMLVLHNKRTGKVRLFETERWQVTPVLEKPVIEDNKNNIDEKIVVLNKQFGSKKVKRRTEQFERMKVDVNSVKGQLEKTVSNVEIDRLDLSIQLQTDDSIINTILPPCNREATNVKDVYNVYDIIPRSKLEMLYEHAMEVLNGNLEGKSKFFTHSLKFIQSDPDNVNKVALLLYIDMINTWCDMLLKDMKKRDVVVCPVSEEVNQHIIDTYSVPSANGRTRPNIMKDKGLVHCLILALIISNFELDLEQFRVILKRKTGMKKLMNFVKIIGAVSSKKDKNTIMLKVPLPSPVSLVKRGKKSGKSNQ